The Halobacterium hubeiense genome contains the following window.
GGGACTGCTCGCGCGCTACTCGTCGGTCTCCCACGCGTCCGGCACCTCGATGACGTACTGGCCGTCCTCCTGGAGCGCGATGATGTACTCCTGGCGGTCGTACAGCTCCATGAGGTTGAGCTCGTACTGGCCGGGCGCGACGATGCGGATGGACTCGAACTGGTCGTTGAGCTCCTGCCGGAGCTCGTCGAGGTCCGGGCGGTCCTCGGAGTCGTCGGGCTCCTTGACGACGCGGCCCTCGGCGGGCGCGTCCGGCAGCGAGTCCGTGTCCACGACGGAGCTCCGGGCGTCCGCCTGCGCGGCGTCTTCGCCGTCGGTCTCGGTGCTGGCGTCGATGGCCTCGGCGGGCTCGTCGCCCGACTCCTCGACCGCCTCGCCCCCCGTTTCGGGTGCGCTCGGATCGGCTTCGGCGTCGGGAGTGCCGGACGCGTCAGCAGTGGTCGCGTCGGCAGTGGCCGCGTCGGCGGCGTCCGCTGTGTCGGCAGCGTCCGAGGCGTCCGCAGCGTTGGCAGTGCTGGCGGTGTCAGCGCCGTCGGTGGTGGTAGCGTCATCGGCAGTGGCGGCGTCAGTCGCGTCCGTGTCCTCGGCAGACGTACGCGCTGCGGGGTCGGGGTCGCTGGTCACGGCGTCCCGGACCTTGTTCGCGGCGCGGCCGACCGCGCCCGCGACCGAGCCGCCCTCCGGCTCCGGTGGCTCGGGCGCGTCGGCGTCCGCGTCGGCTGGCGGGTCAGCGGGCTCGGACTCGGCGACGTCGCCGGGGTGGTACTGGAACTTGTTCCCGCCGCAGTCCGGGCACCCCGACAGCATCTCCTTGGAGCCGTCCGCGAAGACGTGCCCGCAGTTCGTACACTGGTGAGGCATTACTTGCGGGACACGAGCGCGCTGATGAGCGTCTCGTCCTTGTGGAGGGACTGAATCTGGTTCGCCGGTCCGACGACCGTGAGCTTCGACGTCGACTGCTTGCCCATCAGCCGGCCGAGCAGGCCGGTGTCGCTGGCCTCGGACTGCGGGAAGCTCTCGATCTCGATGCCGGAGAAGCCGTCCGGGTTGATTTCGCTCATCGTCACCTCGATGAGCTTCGACTCCTCGTCGGGAGTCAGGCCCGCTTCGAGGACGACGATTTTGCCGTCGCGGACGCCGTCCAGAATCATCCGGATCTTCTCCATGGACGTCTTCCCGGACATCCGCTCGGCGCTGATGAGATCGATTTGGACGCCGTCACCGGGTCCGTCGTCGCTCGTTGTTTCAGGCATCGTGGGTCACCCGAAGTACTCCGCGATCTTCTCGTAGACCTCGTCCATGTTCTCGCCCTCCAGCGCGGAGAGCGGAATCGTCTCGTGCTGGGGGAACGCGTTCGACACGCGCTGGATGTTCGAGCCCTCGAGGTCGGTCTTGTTCGCGAGGATGAGCACGGGCAGGTCGCGGCTCTCGATGATGCCGATGAGCATCGTGTTCACCTGCGTGAACGGGTCCTCGGTGGAGTCCAGCACGTAGATGACGCCGTCGACGTCCTCGCGCAGCCAGTGCATCGCCTCCGCGACGCCCTCGGTGGCCTCGCGGGAGCGACGCACGGCCTCGTCTTTCTCCATGTCGTGCTCGAGGAACTCCGAGTAGTCGACTTTCGTCGTCACGCCGGGCGTGTCGACGATGTCGATGTTGACGGTCTTCCCGTTGCGCTTGATTTCGACGTTCTCCTTCCTACGCGCGCGACGCGTCTCGTGCGGGATGTGGCTCTCCGGGCCGACCGCGTCGCCGGTCCAGTCGCGAGCGA
Protein-coding sequences here:
- a CDS encoding DUF2073 domain-containing protein; the encoded protein is MPETTSDDGPGDGVQIDLISAERMSGKTSMEKIRMILDGVRDGKIVVLEAGLTPDEESKLIEVTMSEINPDGFSGIEIESFPQSEASDTGLLGRLMGKQSTSKLTVVGPANQIQSLHKDETLISALVSRK
- a CDS encoding Era-like GTP-binding protein, encoding MGLFAELRDSISRVSASLFADDSEPKRIGIYGPPNAGKTTLANRIARDWTGDAVGPESHIPHETRRARRKENVEIKRNGKTVNIDIVDTPGVTTKVDYSEFLEHDMEKDEAVRRSREATEGVAEAMHWLREDVDGVIYVLDSTEDPFTQVNTMLIGIIESRDLPVLILANKTDLEGSNIQRVSNAFPQHETIPLSALEGENMDEVYEKIAEYFG
- a CDS encoding Zn-ribbon domain-containing protein is translated as MPHQCTNCGHVFADGSKEMLSGCPDCGGNKFQYHPGDVAESEPADPPADADADAPEPPEPEGGSVAGAVGRAANKVRDAVTSDPDPAARTSAEDTDATDAATADDATTTDGADTASTANAADASDAADTADAADAATADATTADASGTPDAEADPSAPETGGEAVEESGDEPAEAIDASTETDGEDAAQADARSSVVDTDSLPDAPAEGRVVKEPDDSEDRPDLDELRQELNDQFESIRIVAPGQYELNLMELYDRQEYIIALQEDGQYVIEVPDAWETDE